The Lepidochelys kempii isolate rLepKem1 chromosome 2, rLepKem1.hap2, whole genome shotgun sequence genomic interval gccctgcgccccggccccggccccggcccccgcagCAGCGCCAGGGCCCGTGGCGGGGCTGCCGGGCACACCCTGCGGTGCCTGGGAAGGGCTCAGCCGCTGCGGGGGgccggggcgtgggggggggagctCCGGGCGCTTTGCCCGCTGCCGTGTGCgcgcagggaggagggggagcgccccccccccagcctcttgccctccctctcacccctccccctctgcagATGGTTCGCTCCGGGCCCCCGGCTATATAGCCCCGTCGGCTGGGGGCATCCCCCCGAGCGTCCCGGCGCGGGGTGAGGGCGGGGCGGCCGCGGTGCTGGGCGGACTCCTCGCCTGCGCTGCCTGCCCGGCGCCGCTGCCCCCCGAGCCCGTCTCTCCCCGGGGGAAGGGCGCGTGCCATGTCCACGGGCTCGGCCAGCGACGCCGAGGAGCTGCCCGCCATGGAGCTGCGGGGGCTGCCGCTGGGCTACCCGCCGCCCGCCGCCCAGCGCCAGCCCCGCGGCCCGCTCTACCCCTCGGCGGACCAGTCCTCCGCggccgaggaggaggaggaggacgaggaggaggacgGCGAGGGGCGCTGCGCGGTGGCGGGGCCGGCCGGGGGCTGCAAGAGGAAGCGGGCCCGGGCGGGCGGCAagaagccgccgccgccgccgctgctgccCCGGGGCGCGCCGGGCGAGTGCAAGCAGTCGCAGCGCAACGCGGCCAACGCCCGCGAGCGGGCCCGCATGCGGGTGCTGAGCAAGGCGTTCTCCCGCCTCAAGACCAGCCTGCCCTGGGTGCCGCCCGACACCAAGCTCTCCAAGCTCGACACGCTGCGCCTGGCGTCCAGCTACATCGCCCACCTCcggcagctgctgcaggaggatCGCTACGAGAACGGCTACGTGCACCCTGTCAACCTGGTAAGCCCTCCCCAGGCGAGGCGAGGCTGGCCCGCCCCTCGGTGGatgggccgggggtgggggcaggatggACGGACAGAGGGATGGCAGACAAggttgttgggttgtttttttttggggggggggacctCGCACACCTGGAGCCTGCTTCCTAGAGGTGCTGAGCTGGCTTGGCACGCCCGGCCCTGTCAGTCCGGTGCCAGGCGTGTCAAGCTGGGCACCGCACAATCGCGGGCACTTGTGGGTCTGCAACCTCCATCGTGGAGCTGGAGTCTGTCCAGTCCCTGCTCAGAGGGCGCTGTGCGTGCTGGGGATGAACACGTAGTAGCTCGGGGAGAGGGGGCGTTTGGAGAGGAAGAACAGACCCGTCGAcatgtgtttgtttttatacgCTGACAAGTCCCCCTGAAAAATAATTAGTGATCTAACTCATCTGGTCTAACTCTTACTTCTGATGTTTAACTTCAGCGTGTCTGTAGCTGGTACGCTACATTTTCCAGCGTTTTTAGATTTCCCCCTATTTCTTTAAACTGTGTAGATCAGTCCATCAGAGTGGTGTTTATTATCCAGGCAAAACCCAAGTTATCCGCTCAGTTACAGCTTTGAAAAAATCCTCAATCATCCCATTGACACTAGTCTAACCAAGAGGCAATGTTGGCCTAAAGTGATGCACAGCCTAGATGTGCTTATGTTGGGGAGTCTGAATCAGAAGCCTTTAACGAATTCATTCTTTGGATATTAGGCAAGTTAAACGACTGAGGAAAATAGAATTCATTCTACAGGTCATTTTGCAGCACAAGCTTTCACTAAATCCACTTAAAATTCACTTAAAAGCAATTTAAGACCTGAGGCATAAAAAAGAGGATTGCTGTTTTGTCTTTCTAGATGTATTAGGATGGTTGATTATTTAGCACTAGTTTAAGGGCCTGTTATTTATAAAACTAGGAAATCAATTAcaagtcattttttaaatattatatgtttgGACATGAATAAATGGATGCTGGTAATAATAACAAGTTAAGGTGCATTTGATTCCaattaaaataatactttttagGGAGAACCAGTTTGCAGTGCTTCCCAGTGTGActaaaactgtttgttttttaaatatggggTGCTGGGAAATTAACTGTTAATAAAAACTCCAGTTTTATTTTATAGTGCAACCATCCTTCTAATGtgaaatgccttttttgtttacAGACTTGGCCCTTTGTGGTTTCAGGACGACCAGAATCTGACACCAAAGAAGTTTCTACAGCTAACAGACTATGTGGAACTACAGCTTAGCTGAAGTAAAGCTAATTTTTTGCTGGATATTTTAAGAGCTATGATTTATGGGCACAAAACTAAAGGATGGTGACTAGAAGCCATCTCTAACAAACAATGTGAAATCTTTGTACCCTACCCCTTCTTTCCCTTATAGTTCTGAGGGGAAATGCACTTAAAGGGAAGGAATAAAGAAGGGAGGAGGTGAGATGGGAATTTCTCTGAACTGGCTGCAGCAGCTGAAGTCCGGGATTTGGAAAGGCCTTTCTTTTGCTGCATCATTACTACCACTGCCTGAGGACCTGTTGACCCGAGGCTTTTAAAGTAGTGGAAGAGGATTATAACATTATAGAATTAACAGCATGGACCAAAATCAGACTCTACAAACTAATCCCAAACAGTGTTATTTGTATTCTAAAGCAAAGCAGTATTCTAGAGTAGTTTTGAAACAAATAGATTTATAATATATTTCGATGGCTTTTGTATTCATGAATCCTATTTCCTGCAGTTATACAATAAATATAGTCATATTACTTTTGTCCTtttaactagattttttttaaagacattgaAGTAGCATAAGCGAGGTCCTGCAGTTAGGTTATGGCCCTTTTTTATGTGTTAAGGTGCCATGTACAAGAGCAGCGACTATCCCTAGGACACATTACTAGATAGGACAAACCTGTGTCTTAACCTGGAAGGGATCCTGCTTACTCTAAAACTGGGGAACACGTGTTGTAAGGAATGTATTTGTATCAAACTATAGAAGATCAggaagtttaaaatattttaaacagtctGTCCTATTATGCTCATCTATGAAGGATACTAACCCTAATGTGTATTCTAGTGACATTTCTTCATCCAGTAAAGTGCTGTAATGAGGATGCCATCAAATGAGTTGCAAAtgtaaataactttatttttttataaatgacATTAAAAGCTTTGTTACAACAATTCACTGACTTGTTGGTGCTATGGTAGTGTCTGACTGCATCaaaataagggtatgtctacactacagctgctacagcagcacaattacagcactgcagctgtgtccTTGTAGCACCACAGTGTAGACGCTTCCTACAttgacagaaggagtttttccattgccGTAGTTAATCCAACTCTTGGAGAGGCAGTAGTTAAGTCGataaaagaattcttccattggcctAGCCGCATCTACACCAGGAATGGGGTCGTCTTAACTGTGGCACTCAGGGTGTAAAATTTTTTGCAGCCCTTTGAGTGACGTAGagaggttgatctaatttttaaatgtagaccagacataaaaatattcATTATAAAGGTGTTCCTGAAATCTGACCTTATCAAcacattgtttctttttttttctttatcttttgGGTGGGGATATTCTCtagcaacacagacagacaatagCATTACTCCCTCCAGCTCACCAAAACAATTCACCTTTATTACAGTAACACACCAGTCAGCAGAGAAAAGCAAGTTTGAAAGATTTACAGAATACATTGattcacagaaaagaaaaatacatgtAGATTAACTAATGGATGTCAGCAATACATTCCTTTTCGAAGCCTGAAAGATAATGTAATAATCCTTTGCAACTGTTCCTTGTCATTCTACCATTCAAGCTGCAGTCAGCTTtgcttttatttgtatttgtgcagtgGGAAAGCCAGCTGAGTTTTGCTAGTTGGAAGCAGACCTTTCCTGTTTCTTAACTCTGAAGATTAAAAATCCTGAGATAAGATTtgttttcagaaaatattttctttgggtTTAGCTCACAGTCATTGCAATGAGGGGGAGGGTTGAATCCTTTTAGAAAAGAAGTGGCCTCATCTAAATTTAAGCAATAGGATAAAGTAGCATTTGTTTAACAAGAACTGGTTTAACTCCTGTGTCTTTATAGCGGAGCGAGATTCCTTGAAAAGTATACTGGAAAGCAGCCTACAGTGTCTAATCTCCCAGAGCCTAGCTTGTACTCCTGCTTAGTATCTGGTGCTCTCCTGGGGGAAGAATTAAAAGAACAACTTAGTTAAGTTGTTCTTTTAACAATCTTAACCATCAAGTTAAAAAATGATTCCTGCACAACAGAAGTTGGGACTTGATCCagtacccattgaagtcaataggagtctcccagtgactttaataggagttggACCAAGTCCATAGACCATCAGATGTTGCTTCCAGTTACATCTGGAATAACTCTGTTGAAGGAAGTTCGAGCTACTCCTAGTTTGCACCCCCATAACTGAGAGATGCTCACCCTCACTAGGAAGTAACGTAAGAGTGCAAAGTAAGGTAGGAATCCAAAGATATCCTAGCGAAGAGGAAAAACCTTTAAGGAAagtgtaatataatataaaaaaatcaGCCTCATGTTTTCAGTTCTGGGTCCTTGAGAAAAGATTATTTAACAATTTCACTGAGGTGCCACTTGAGATAATCTTATTTGTGATCCTGAGCTGTTTTGGGCCCTGATCCCTGCTGTAATTGGTAAATTACCCTAGGAGACTGGACAAACATTGAAGGAATGGAAAAGTTTAATCGGTATAGAAAGATTAGCATGGAAACATTGAaaagaatggaaagaaaaaaggCCCAAAATATGAACCAGTTATATATGAAGTAAATATAGTAAGTCAAAAATTGGGGGATGGAGCATGCAAAGGGTAGAAATCTCTTTTAGCTGCAGTCAGCGTGCCATACAATACTGTCTCTAAAGTACTCACTGGTGACTTtagaatataaaataaagttgtttgtcaaaaaacagtgaatatatttattttaccTGCTTCTTCATTGTAGgctttttaaaaggataaatgtCTATAATAACATGACAATTGTAGAAGTACAGATTTCACATATGCTCTTTAGTTAAATGCACCTCAAGATTTGATTGTAATATTTTCAAGAATTCACTCAATTTTAATTCCTGTGTtcataaatattttcttaaagacATCTCAAGGAGCTTTTTCCTTCTGATCTGTCACTGAGAAGCATTTTGTAATGCAAAAAGTGAGATGCTCATTTGCACTAACTTGCTGTGGGTGAACATGCTGACAGGAAGTTTGCTGTCCTGCCTGGGGGAATGGGTAGGGCAGGCTATAGGCTCTAGCATGCCTGGTCTATATGAAAGCAACGCTCTGGCTCTGCTCTAAGAGCCTTTCGCAGGCAAAACTCAGAAATAGCAGGATCTCGGTCATGTGACCAGTTCGTTAGAAACCCATTTTAAGCACTTACACATTTCCAAGGAGGAATTACAGGATTTGGGCTTTCTTTCCTGGGTTTTGCCATCCTGATGGAGAATTTCAATTCTATTTTAAAAGAGTGGCACCATTCTGTTGGGCTGGGTGTGAGTTACCTGAGCCTGGAAAGGGGTGGGCTAGTTTCTTTTATgcttaaaatgaataaaaaatgcaTAGTATGTTCAGACCAGCGATCTGCAAAGATGAAAGGTAAGACGCAGCTAAGTTTTTAATTACAACTGGCATTTCTAAGCTCACTGACCTTTTTGTTATATAGTCCCATCTTTTGTGACACTGGCACAAGGTACAGAGTCAGTCCATCCTGATCCCAGGCTCATTTACTAATGTCCCCATAgccttaatattttaaaaatgaacggACAAATCAGCTGCAATTCTCATTCAGCCTTTACTCAGGAAGACTTGTTAAATATGAAATCTTAAGGGCCAATTCCCGCCCTCTGATACATGCCTACTTTGACAGATCTGAAGAAGCATTTGTCCCCCAAAATTCTGTTTATGATTTTCAAATTAGTATAAAAGCTGCATGGAAATCTGTTTGCAGTTCTTTACACGGAGCTTTCATATAGCAAATATCACATCACTGTCAAGATAACTGCCTCCAACAAGAAAATGTACAgagatatatatgtacacacacacacacacaaatctccaGTACATGCCACTGTTTAGACATGGGAAGAAATGCCTCTTACATTATGAATGATAAAAATATTGATCTGAGCAAAACAGATGTAGTTTGCCTTTAATTTTTGCTCAAGACACACCTTTTGAATTTGGGTAAATCATAAGCATGTAGTTTTTAAAACTTCAGGTAGATTTAGAGTAAAAATTAAATCTGCTCAGTTAAAACCTAAATGTTTGAGCTCTATCTGGGAAAATGAGAAGAGGGGGAAGACATGGGGTTTTGGAACCTGAAATCTATTCACCAATCCAAGTTCAGGGTAGTTTCAGCCTCTTCTTGCATGGAGCCAGATGCTCCTATCTATTTTGCCACATGATGAGTAGTCCCTTTCTCCACCAGTAgtcctatttaaataaataatagaattatataatgtagagctggaagggacctcggcaAGTCATCAAGTctagtcccctgtgctgaggcaggaataaacctaaaccatccctgactcGTGTTTGTCCAATGtgtacttaaaaacctctaatgatggagactccacaacttcccttggaatcctattccagagcttaactacccttaaagttagaaagtttttctttggTACCATGAGACAAGATACCACTCAATGTGACAAAGAGGAAGAATCTGACTCAAGATATATTGCACCCACTGGGTCAATGTAAATAAAAGTTCTGTGGTTCCACCACTGGGTCACCCACATCTCTGCTATCCACACCTCACCAGCTTATGCAGGATTTGTGCACAGAGCCTTCATGCAGTCCACAGGGGATGCTAAGCCTCTCCCAACCTACAGCTGCTTTGCCATTGCCcagagatattttaaaatcaaaactgcatgttttcctaaaagatatgatctagttcaaacaggaattaattcaggaaagtgcTGTGACCTGTGTTagacaggatgtcagactagactagcaaaatggtcccttctggcattataatctatgaatctccaGTGGAGTGGAGGCCCAGTGTAAGGCTCTGCAAAGCacgggtgaatttcacccttagcaATTAACTGATGCCTTCAAAGATctaaataaaattttcaaaagagactaagGACCTTTTTCAAGCTAAATCCCATGGGATTTacacacttaggctatgtctactctgCCGCGGTAAATCGACCTAGAAACtgtcccgtcgacttaccttactcttctcgtcaggggtagagtacaggggttgactggagagcgatctgctgtcgatttggcgagtcttcactagacccactaaatcgccTGCCACTagatcgatctcagagcatcaatcctggctgtagtgtagacatagcctcagatgcttttgaaaattccacggTGCCTATCTACATCTTTAAGTGCATAAATGCCTTTTcaaatctggccctaagggaCTCAGAAATCTAAGCCCCGttctactgctatattcttattgttCAATCGTgtaatttctatccatagagattctgtggtacagtatGATTCATTTAAGATTCTCATCTTATTTGACTCTATTCTTTCTTTCAGATATAGTGTCACTCCCCCACTAACATCATCTGCTCTGTCATTCCTGTAtcttttgtaccctggtattaatGTGTCCTATTGATTATCCATATCCTATCAAGTTTTTGTGATGTCTGTTATataaatatcctcatttaatgccaggcatTCTCATTCACTCATCTTAAGACTTccagcatttgtatataagcacttgtcAGTATTTAGTTGCTCTCCACTTTGGGCGATAGTGGTTGGAAGTTTTGGAAGAActgccaaggactgaatggagtTTGAGGGCCTCGTTCTCCACTGCCTTGACCTTTgcacagtcatttacacctggggAAAGGGAGTGCAAGTGAGTCTAAAATGCTACCATTTCGATTTGATAGCATTTTGTACCTACTTTGCACAAGTATAAATGACTAATGGAGGTGGCAAGGCAATGTCCAATCAAGCCAAGAGAATCAATTTCTCTCTCATTCCTCAGGGTGAACCTCCCAGGGTAGAATGGAGACACATTGGGAGGGAAAATTCTGCCCAGTGTGCTGCCTGTCATGGATAAATAAGGACTTCTGACTCAAGGGATTTCAACCCACCTCCTTTTGCCAGCACCAAAATTCAAAGAAAAAACTGAGGATCCAATAAAAGAATACAGAGGGCACTTTTTGGAAAGTCCCTGTCAGACAAGCTAAAATAATCAAGCTGGACCCATAGCTAGCCTATGTAACCATGTGATCTAAGTTGTGTTGCCATGCCATCCCTGTTTATTATtcccttgtctacatgggaaagttttactAGCTACACCAATTATAATGATAAAGGTACATCTAAcccttgtgtggacactcttattctgatttgagtcacttttttttttttttggtttagcttaaaccccTTCCCAAATGACATAAGCTAAACCAAAAACGGCACACATACACAttagaataagagtgtccacatggtgattatactgatataactataGTAGTTTAAATTCATATCTTAGCTTATACAAAAAATCCCAACCCTTTGCCACATGGATAAGGTCTCACACTCACTTTTTGCATCTTGTTTCACATTCAtgtgtaagcttttcagggcagggaccatggtTCCCAGAGTTTGTATGCTGCCTAGCACAATAAGGCCGCACAATAAGGCCCCAATGTACCCATGAGGCGTGTTACACACATGGCAAGGAAAAAGCAGATCAATACTTATGATCCACCGTACAACAACTAAGTGTGTTTGTCCTTTAGGCAGGAAGAAGGCTGAGAAGAGGGCTGCTTTCAAGTTTCGCATTTCCAAGGGGCTTTcatgagaaacaaaaatgaaaataaaaatgatctTAAAAATTCTGGACAATGTTTTTATGTTGTTCTtgtgagaatttttaaaatagggtTTAAACTTTAGAAGACTGATCAGTTTATGGGAACAGgtggtgacgggggggggggaggggcagatttCTAAAGGTGTTTTGGTGCCTAAAGGTGCAGATAGGTGCCtcgtggaattttcaaaaatgccttagTTTTTATAAATCTCGCCGGGCGCCTAGCCACATCTTCAGgcatttaaatacctttgaaaaatatGGCCCTaagagtatatctacactgcattgtatCCCAGGTCTGTGGGATCCGGGCTTGtagactcagtgtttccaagcccatgcttgagtGTTCATAGTGCACTGTACACTTGGGCTTACAATTACTGGCcccaggtctcacagccatgctaacacatccatactgcactgtgcagaccttctgacttgggttTGTGGCTTGAGCTTCATCCACTCTGCAAAAGGACAGGGTCTGGACCCAAAACACAGTgagactccagctctgacccacccccctTAGCCGGCTCCTAGGAtccaggtcctgagtgcttgctgatctGAATTagattgatttgtgtgtggatggaaggggggcttgggctcagagcctgggcttagtatgcagtatagacatacccttaatgtttTAATGGTTTTGGAGCTGGGTTAGGTAGGAAGCCTAGGTAGGAGGTGGAAGTATCAAAATAGCTTCCAGCAACTGGAAGGCTGAGACTATGATCTGGAGTTAGTCCCAGCAAACACTATGTCCCTGCTGATAGAATTTTTCCCTGTATTCCCCACGCATCCTGCCTTCCGACTCCCAGTTTCCAGATTGACTCTTGGCTCACGAAATGGCAGATGGGTTGGAGCAGATGTGCAGTGGGGAGACCGGTTAGGCGGCAGAAGAAGGGAATTGGTCTCAGGAAGATGGCTCAGGTTAGGGTGCTTTCACAGAGAAAGGAGATCTGGTATTTTGTGTGGGCAGAGAGAAGGATAGGCATTTGGGAGCAGATTGGGGCATGGGAACATACTTAGCTCTTCGAACAGTTAGTGTTACTAAAGCCCTACTCCAGAAAATGCACAAAGAGTTCAAAATATTGCTGTGTAGGCCCTATAAAAATATCCATCCTTCATGTTTTGTTCTTTTCCACTTCTAAACAGCCACGTTATATAGTAATAATACAAAAAAATAACTCAGAGAAGCCCAGCAAATTCAGAGGATACTTCTGATCAAAATATAATCAAGTTAGAGTAAGACACATTTTCAGCTTAAACTACATGACTactttttccacagtatgcatccgatgaagtgagctttagctcacgaaagctcatgctcaaataaattggttagtctctaaggtgccacaagtactccttttctttctacatgaCACTGTCCCTTTGATATCCCAAAGTTCTTGATTCCTTATGCAATTAATTTTCCAAACTGTTCCAACATCTGGTTAAAACTGTGCACCCCAACCCATGATGTCTGTTAGAAACAGTGGCACCTGGccacaagtatcagggggtagccatgttagtctgtatccacaaaaacatgCTAAGAATTTAATGTAAGTCAGTATGGAATATCATAATTCACAAAAGCCACGAATGCTAAAATCATCACTCTGTCATAACTGCACACACTACTGTTAAAAGTCACAGAAGCAAGGAGGACCATTATACAATGGGAGAGTTTTCACTTAATAATGCCCACTAAGGAAAGAGATCCCCAAACTATTTCAGTGGCCTTATTTTGTGGCGAGTAATGAGTTCTGAGGGCAGATATCAACCCAAATCTACCTTGGCAGACAACAGGCATAGTTTATGCCCAAATACCCACAGAGGTCATGTCAGATGTGATGATGGCACCATCTTGTGGTTTAGGGGAAATGTACAGACAAAGCAGGCCGCATACGTCAGGCTTGGCACATGCTAGTAGACTGATAGTGACAGTAGGTTTTCTTTCAACTGTTCATTTCAGTGATCACCTAGCCTAAAAGGTGGCTTTTGCAGATTGTCAGTTTACTCACATCCCATTCGTTCTTCGGCGTGTGACTTCTGGGCTCGTGTTGCAGCCAAAGCCTCGGACCGCAGGGCCTGCTTGATCTGGTAAAAGAAGTGCATGTTGTGGTGAGTGTTTCAGTATTTgaagccattgacttcagtgggaatctttccattgacatccATGGACTTCTGATCATGCCCTTAATGAGAGaagacaaagggaaaaaaaacccagacaggCTGGCCGAAGGCAGTGTGTGACCTATGCTACGTCATTTGTAGGAGTAGACTCAAGCAGTCATCAAGACTGTTGCTCAAATAGCAGTAAGATTCTCCTTGTCTGTGCAGAGAGGCAACTTGGCCTCTCCTACAAAACCCCGTCAACCAAATGGAAACCTAAAGTACTTGATCTCCCCTCCAGGATCCTGGGAAGGTGATTAGTAAGTAAAATAAAGTTAAAGAAAAGTTTCTGGGCAAATTCAATGCCAGTAGTCTACAATCCAAAAGATCTAGTCTGCATTTCCTAGGCACTCATTCCTCCCAGGAGTGCCACTGGGTTCATACTCTTTTGCAACGAGACTTGGGCCTAAAACACAATAATAGTGACGCAATTTTTTCAAATGCACTAGGAATAAATGCACTAGGTATAAGGTCATCTCAGTGTGCTCTCATTATTTTCACTTGTAAACAGTGATTTGATAACTTGACATCTTACTTTAAATTATGATGATGGTTAGTTTGGCAGTGGGGATCAAAGCCCCAGGGAGCACATGCATAATAAACACATGCATAACAACAAGATGATCTCTGTCCCAAAGCACTTACAGTCTAACAGACCGAGCTGTAGGCTGTATGTTAATGATATTGCTGTTTCCATTCTCCCTCTCCCtgatttcattattatttaaacaTCTGTAGCACAGAAAGGCCCCAAGAAAGATCAGACCCCCATTGGGGTAGGCCCTATATGCACACACAAGAGCCCAgaggagtttacagtctgaacAGACAAGGCAGATAATGTGtgggagaaaaataaatataattgtccttattttacagaagtgaaactgaggcacagtgagattcAGTGGCTTGCCAGAAGTGGCACAAAcagtctgcagcagagccaggaactgaagctAGGTCTTGTGAGTCATAGTCTAGTGCCTGAACCAAAAGCCCATCACTCCTCTCATGTCCCATTACAGTGGTATCACAGCGTGGCTGggccctttaaggggagatgAGCCCCAGTCCACCTGTGACAAATTTAACTCATCTCCCCAGGTGGGGAAAATAAGTAGTAATGGGCAATGTCATATGACAGACAGGTTATATGGCTAAAATCTGGCCTCTGGCTGAAGATAAGAGAGGCCTGGGGAAGCACAGGAGAAACGTAGCACAGGAATAGAGCTAGTAATGGAAGCAGACCCTAGGACAATGGCCAggctccagggaggaagcccaggGGCCAATATTTCTGAAAAGGGACAGAGATCTGAAGGGGAGCCCAAGAGAGATGACAAGATCAACCATGGAGTGGGTGCAAGAAGATTCAGTGGTGTTTGACTTGTTTGTAGTTTTGAGGTCTACTGAGGGGCTCCAGAGAGAAGCCCTGGAACCAGCTACTTTGCAAAGACAAGTGTGATTAAAGAAGAGCCTAGGAGGAGCCCAAAGAGGACTTTTGTTTTCAAGTTCTATTTAATTTAAGACTTTGCTGCTACCCAAGGTGGGGGTGCATGAAGGGAATCTGAAGAGGCCGCTGGGAAAAGCTAGTTTGGTGCTGAACAGTTACAGCTGGACTTGGTACCTCAAAAAGAGATTGAACTCTGAGACTGACCCAGCCAGAGGTCTGAGCCACAGAAACCTCCCAGAGAGATGGAAAACCCtggtgaggggaaactgaggcagaatgcTATAGCACCACGCCAGGTCACAAGGTGTTGCTCAGGAGGTGACAGCCTGGCCACAAGTGGGAAACATTAAAATGAAGTTGGGCAAGTTTGCCCTCTGCAATCTGCTTTGTGAATCTATCACATACTGTACATGCAAACTTCTATGACACAGATATTTTGCACCCACACATACAGAATATTCTCTAGATAGCTACACACCAAGAGCTTGTCCATGAAGAGGAGATAATTTCCCCCTTTGAATACATTTCAGGAGGCAACTGCAGGCTGAGAAATGTCTTGTAGGAAGGTTGGGTTTAGCTTTTGTTTGACTCTGAAAGCTTAAATTGCTGCGCCAgcatttgttttttaacataTTACTGGGTTTATAGTTTGACCTTCCAACATTGTCCTTAACTGAGACTAGGCATTTCAAGGAGCATTACGCTTTACAACTTTTTGAAAATCCTTTTGGCTTTTTCTGGGTTTTGAGTCCAGAAGGACAGGTGTCCACAAAAGGTGTTCCCACAGGACAGGTGTCCACAAAACCCCTTCCCAAGCCCTCACCGTTCCTGGCTTTAACCGGCCCCCTTGATGGCAGTGTCAGGAGAGAATAGATATGAGCTGGGGCTTATTATCAGGGCAGTATGGTGAATCTGGCTCTGTTGGTGCTGCCTGTGTTCTATTTGCCCTGTAGCTAAACAGAGACCTTTCCGCtacaccagtgtttctcaatgaccggtCCGTGGACTGGTTCCTGTCTGTGAGATCTCCCTGACatagtttaggaaggcagcaagccagtccctcgTATCAAAaatgttgagaaacactgctttacACAACTGTCAATGCAGGTTTTT includes:
- the MSC gene encoding musculin, with product MSTGSASDAEELPAMELRGLPLGYPPPAAQRQPRGPLYPSADQSSAAEEEEEDEEEDGEGRCAVAGPAGGCKRKRARAGGKKPPPPPLLPRGAPGECKQSQRNAANARERARMRVLSKAFSRLKTSLPWVPPDTKLSKLDTLRLASSYIAHLRQLLQEDRYENGYVHPVNLTWPFVVSGRPESDTKEVSTANRLCGTTA